The following proteins are co-located in the Sphingomonas donggukensis genome:
- a CDS encoding 50S ribosomal protein L23 yields the protein MAKAPKKAIDNRHYDVIVAPHITEKSTMMSEHNAVVFKVSNDASKPEIKAAVEALFNVSVIGVNTLVQKGKTKRWKGTPYSRSDMKKAIVTLKDGDSIDVTQGVN from the coding sequence ATGGCTAAGGCTCCGAAGAAGGCGATCGACAATCGCCATTACGACGTGATCGTGGCTCCCCACATCACCGAGAAGTCGACCATGATGTCGGAGCACAACGCGGTTGTGTTCAAGGTGTCGAACGACGCGTCGAAGCCCGAGATCAAGGCCGCTGTCGAGGCGCTGTTCAATGTCTCGGTGATCGGCGTGAACACGCTGGTCCAGAAGGGCAAGACCAAGCGCTGGAAGGGCACGCCCTACAGCCGGTCTGACATGAAGAAGGCGATCGTCACGCTGAAGGACGGCGACTCGATCGACGTCACGCAGGGGGTCAACTAA